A single window of Methanoregula sp. DNA harbors:
- a CDS encoding TfuA-related McrA-glycine thioamidation protein, whose protein sequence is MHRITVFLGPSLDRKEAEQILSATYLPPAKRGDLLAAAKNGATIICLIDGVFHQESAVAHREILSALRQGIRVIGASSMGALRAAEMDTLGMEGVGEIYRMYKTGDLVSDDEVALIFDPVTGAALSEPLINIRCALKKAREEGIIDTKAHDALLAAARSVFYPQRTYSRIVAVTGDNINAGMRERFLSWVKTEPCDQKRIDAIAALTSLSRIPPDKK, encoded by the coding sequence ATGCACAGGATCACGGTTTTTCTAGGGCCAAGTCTTGACCGAAAAGAGGCCGAGCAGATCCTTTCCGCCACGTATCTCCCACCCGCAAAGCGCGGCGACCTCCTCGCTGCTGCCAAAAATGGTGCAACCATCATCTGCCTGATCGATGGCGTGTTCCACCAGGAATCCGCCGTTGCCCACCGTGAAATTCTCAGTGCGCTACGGCAGGGCATCCGGGTGATCGGCGCATCAAGCATGGGAGCTCTCCGGGCTGCTGAGATGGACACGCTGGGTATGGAAGGCGTCGGTGAGATCTATCGTATGTATAAAACCGGCGATCTTGTCTCGGATGACGAAGTGGCATTAATCTTTGATCCGGTCACCGGTGCAGCGCTTTCAGAACCGTTAATCAATATACGGTGCGCCCTCAAAAAGGCCCGTGAGGAAGGGATCATCGACACGAAAGCCCATGACGCACTCCTTGCCGCAGCACGCTCCGTGTTCTACCCGCAGAGAACATACAGCCGGATTGTTGCGGTTACCGGCGACAACATCAATGCCGGGATGCGTGAACGGTTCCTGTCATGGGTCAAAACCGAACCCTGCGACCAGAAAAGGATCGATGCAATCGCTGCCCTGACAAGCCTGAGCCGGATCCCACCTGATAAAAAATAA
- a CDS encoding glycosyltransferase family 2 protein: protein MDAPPDIRYSLVIPAYNEEARIAPLFDQIGEFTGELIVVCDGKDHTPDVVMRISAARPDLTIRCLTFSRRLGKGGGVIEGIKAARGEFVGYFDADGSTGIGEMMMLFKQLSVYDGAIGSRWVRGAVLNVKQGVLRQLESRVFNLIIRLLFGLRYHDTQCGAKVFRRHAVGSVLPRMVSTGFEFDVELLWRLQRGGYVVGEFPIQWQNTGDSRVRRRDMIGMVAGLIRVRFCPERP from the coding sequence ATGGATGCTCCTCCGGATATCAGGTACAGCCTCGTAATCCCTGCGTATAATGAGGAGGCGCGGATCGCACCGCTGTTCGACCAGATCGGGGAGTTTACCGGAGAGCTGATCGTCGTTTGTGACGGTAAGGACCACACACCAGATGTTGTCATGAGGATTTCTGCCGCACGGCCTGACCTGACCATCCGGTGCCTGACATTTTCCCGGCGGCTGGGGAAGGGCGGGGGAGTTATCGAGGGTATAAAAGCGGCACGGGGAGAATTCGTGGGCTATTTTGATGCCGATGGTTCAACCGGCATCGGTGAGATGATGATGCTCTTTAAGCAGCTCTCCGTATATGACGGCGCAATTGGATCGCGATGGGTAAGGGGCGCCGTCCTTAATGTAAAACAGGGAGTGCTGCGGCAACTGGAAAGCAGGGTGTTTAACCTGATCATCCGCTTACTCTTCGGGCTTCGTTACCATGATACCCAGTGCGGGGCAAAGGTATTCAGGAGGCATGCGGTCGGTTCCGTACTGCCACGCATGGTCTCGACAGGGTTTGAGTTTGATGTCGAACTTCTCTGGAGATTACAAAGGGGGGGATATGTTGTTGGGGAATTTCCCATACAATGGCAGAATACCGGTGACTCGCGGGTCAGGCGGCGTGATATGATTGGGATGGTTGCAGGCCTGATTAGAGTACGGTTCTGCCCGGAGCGCCCATGA
- the guaA gene encoding glutamine-hydrolyzing GMP synthase produces MVNTEKFIQQAAEEIKNAAGNDKVVMALSGGVDSSVCAAIAARAISERLIPIYIDTGLMRKGETERIRITFGSIHLQIVDAGDEFLAALKGITDPEAKRKAIGERFIRVFEREAKKHGARCLLQGTIYPDRIESEGGIKSHHNVGGMPLHMEFTRVIEPIRDLYKDEVREVAGALGLPKEIQHRMPFPGPGLAVRVLGEVTKEKVEVIREANWIVENELVEQYRPWQCFAALLGLGTGVKGDNRIHGWIVAIRAVNSRDGMTADPLDIPFAQLVKIGSRITADIPSVARVVYDITAKPPATIEYE; encoded by the coding sequence ATGGTCAATACGGAAAAATTCATCCAGCAGGCTGCAGAGGAGATCAAAAATGCAGCGGGTAACGACAAGGTCGTTATGGCCCTTTCCGGTGGCGTTGACAGTTCTGTCTGTGCCGCCATTGCTGCCCGGGCGATCAGCGAACGGCTCATCCCCATTTATATCGACACAGGCCTTATGCGGAAAGGAGAGACCGAACGCATCAGGATTACATTTGGCTCCATTCACCTCCAGATTGTTGACGCAGGCGATGAATTCCTCGCAGCGCTCAAAGGGATCACTGATCCTGAAGCAAAGCGCAAGGCAATAGGCGAACGGTTCATACGTGTCTTTGAGCGGGAAGCAAAAAAGCATGGAGCACGGTGCCTGCTGCAGGGTACTATCTACCCCGACCGGATCGAGAGCGAGGGCGGGATAAAAAGCCACCACAATGTCGGCGGTATGCCGCTTCACATGGAATTTACACGGGTCATCGAACCCATCCGAGACCTCTACAAGGACGAGGTCCGGGAAGTGGCCGGGGCTCTTGGGCTGCCAAAGGAGATCCAGCACCGGATGCCATTCCCGGGCCCCGGGCTTGCCGTTCGCGTATTAGGTGAAGTTACCAAGGAGAAAGTTGAGGTCATCCGCGAAGCGAACTGGATTGTTGAAAATGAACTGGTGGAACAGTACCGGCCATGGCAGTGCTTTGCCGCGCTTCTTGGGCTTGGCACCGGGGTTAAAGGGGACAACCGAATCCACGGGTGGATTGTTGCCATCCGTGCTGTGAACTCCCGCGATGGCATGACCGCCGATCCTCTCGATATCCCGTTTGCGCAGCTTGTGAAGATCGGATCAAGGATCACCGCAGATATCCCGAGTGTCGCCCGTGTGGTGTACGATATCACTGCAAAACCTCCGGCGACAATCGAATACGAATAA
- a CDS encoding PaaI family thioesterase: protein MSYLEKIKKQGMLANPFFGLMGIEVLRVEAGKAMLRMKVRPDMCNGVGWLQGGIFTALADEAMALALYPALSPHEGIATISESTSFIRGVQDGAILAEGRVIKKGRRVAFAEGEIRVDDTEKTILSRTSAAFAVTMRRSEHGDS from the coding sequence ATGTCATATCTTGAAAAGATAAAAAAACAGGGGATGCTTGCAAACCCGTTCTTCGGCCTGATGGGAATCGAAGTCTTGCGCGTGGAAGCCGGAAAGGCGATGCTCCGCATGAAGGTACGGCCTGATATGTGCAACGGCGTGGGATGGCTTCAGGGGGGGATATTTACTGCGCTTGCCGATGAAGCTATGGCACTTGCCCTCTACCCGGCTCTCTCGCCCCATGAAGGGATCGCAACCATCTCGGAATCGACCAGCTTTATCAGGGGAGTCCAAGACGGAGCAATCCTCGCGGAAGGTCGTGTGATTAAAAAAGGGCGACGCGTCGCGTTTGCAGAAGGAGAGATCAGGGTGGATGACACGGAAAAGACAATTCTCTCACGAACATCTGCGGCATTTGCAGTGACGATGAGGAGATCGGAGCATGGAGATTCTTAA
- a CDS encoding tetratricopeptide repeat protein: MQPVTAVTTRDDATTYYNLAEIKLSQGEIEQAIYYFDKALASNTSIMEGTGTIVYIYADKAGALLQLERYNDALTTAEQGLAIDNTYPVLLNNKGYALYKLGKPQDAVDSYDKAITRATSIKESLNKTAGETDSLVDSLPKYLTNKGDALYDMGRYQDSIAAYTKALTEDPGYTRATEGLARAQQKSSEISPVMIIAVIVLILVGCGAAYYVLKKKPSGDSASGKTGNKK; this comes from the coding sequence ATGCAACCTGTGACGGCTGTAACGACTCGGGATGATGCGACGACATATTATAACTTAGCTGAGATAAAACTCTCGCAAGGGGAAATCGAGCAGGCTATCTACTATTTCGATAAAGCACTTGCATCTAATACCTCGATAATGGAGGGAACCGGCACAATTGTCTACATTTACGCTGACAAGGCCGGAGCACTTCTCCAGCTTGAGAGATACAATGATGCACTTACAACGGCAGAACAGGGTCTTGCCATCGATAATACATATCCGGTTTTATTGAATAACAAAGGATATGCACTCTATAAACTGGGAAAACCGCAGGATGCTGTTGATTCTTATGATAAGGCAATCACAAGGGCAACCAGCATCAAGGAATCTCTCAATAAAACCGCAGGTGAAACTGATTCACTGGTTGACTCCCTTCCCAAGTACCTGACAAACAAGGGAGATGCCTTGTATGATATGGGACGCTACCAGGACTCGATTGCAGCCTATACAAAAGCACTTACAGAGGATCCGGGGTACACCCGGGCAACGGAAGGGCTCGCCCGTGCACAACAGAAATCTTCTGAAATATCCCCCGTCATGATCATTGCCGTGATTGTCCTGATTCTGGTCGGATGCGGTGCAGCCTATTACGTGCTGAAGAAAAAACCATCAGGGGATTCTGCATCAGGGAAGACAGGTAATAAAAAATAG
- a CDS encoding adenylate kinase family protein, whose product MMCGITGTPGTGKSMVADELARRGHTIVRLVDTVKPYITGEDEDRHTQEFDAVKWAREFPRVDGFVEGHFSHLLSCDRVVVLRCRPDELKKRLMKRNYPATKVSENVEAEALDVCLIETVDMHDPSHILEIDTTALKPAYCATRIERFVHDEIPAEFGRIDWSMFVEAGM is encoded by the coding sequence ATGATGTGCGGTATCACCGGGACACCCGGCACTGGAAAATCCATGGTGGCAGACGAGCTTGCCCGCCGCGGGCATACGATTGTCCGCCTCGTTGACACGGTAAAACCCTATATCACCGGAGAAGACGAAGACCGGCATACACAGGAGTTCGATGCGGTAAAGTGGGCCCGCGAGTTTCCCCGGGTGGACGGTTTTGTGGAAGGTCATTTTTCACACCTGCTGTCCTGCGACCGTGTCGTAGTGCTCCGGTGCCGCCCCGACGAACTGAAAAAACGGCTCATGAAACGGAACTACCCTGCAACAAAGGTCTCGGAGAACGTGGAGGCTGAAGCGCTGGATGTCTGCCTGATCGAGACGGTCGATATGCATGACCCCTCACATATCCTTGAAATTGACACCACTGCCCTCAAGCCGGCGTATTGCGCCACCCGGATTGAACGGTTCGTACACGATGAGATTCCGGCAGAGTTCGGCAGGATCGACTGGTCAATGTTTGTGGAGGCGGGAATGTGA
- a CDS encoding DJ-1/PfpI family protein, translating into MKLLVAIAPERYRDEELDEPIAAFKKGGIGFDIASTKTGTCKGMLGGTAHASLSFEQAGPSQYAGLVIIGGAGSPPHLWGNKDLIQLAGSFYQQKKIVAAICLSPVVLARAGLLKGKKATFFKTPDSFAEMNAGGAIISEAPVVIDIPVITANGPAAATAFGEAIVARLKP; encoded by the coding sequence ATGAAACTCCTCGTCGCCATTGCACCGGAACGGTACAGGGACGAAGAACTGGACGAACCGATCGCGGCATTTAAGAAAGGGGGGATCGGATTTGATATTGCCTCCACAAAGACCGGCACCTGCAAAGGTATGCTTGGGGGAACAGCACACGCTTCGCTTTCCTTTGAACAGGCCGGCCCCTCGCAATATGCCGGCCTTGTGATCATTGGAGGGGCAGGCTCACCGCCTCATCTCTGGGGAAATAAAGACCTCATCCAACTGGCAGGCAGTTTTTACCAACAGAAAAAAATTGTTGCCGCTATCTGCCTCTCCCCGGTCGTGCTTGCCCGTGCAGGGCTCCTGAAAGGCAAAAAAGCAACATTTTTCAAGACCCCGGACTCCTTTGCAGAGATGAATGCAGGGGGTGCGATCATAAGTGAGGCTCCGGTTGTAATCGACATCCCGGTTATCACTGCAAACGGTCCCGCCGCTGCGACCGCATTCGGGGAAGCAATTGTCGCCCGGCTTAAGCCATAA
- a CDS encoding CDP-alcohol phosphatidyltransferase family protein, whose translation MTLDQYRSYVKVWFDPMVSIAIRCRLTPNFFTIAALIASAAAGFLFYLGVELWAIVAVALNAFCDAMDGAVAREMKVQSTRGDFLDHAVDRYADIFIITGIFAGGLVPWQIGVFALTGVLMASYLGTQAQAVGVGRYYGGLLGRADRLVLILVVGIIGLFVPYSIYGLSWLGWLLVLFGVFGHFTAIQRFLFVWRKVE comes from the coding sequence GTGACACTTGACCAGTACCGGTCTTATGTAAAAGTCTGGTTCGACCCGATGGTCTCTATCGCAATCAGGTGCAGGCTGACGCCGAACTTTTTTACAATCGCGGCGCTCATTGCATCGGCTGCCGCCGGGTTCCTGTTTTACCTCGGAGTGGAGTTATGGGCAATTGTGGCAGTCGCCCTCAATGCATTCTGCGATGCGATGGACGGGGCAGTGGCACGGGAGATGAAGGTCCAGAGCACGAGGGGCGATTTCCTTGACCATGCGGTCGACCGTTACGCGGATATCTTCATTATCACTGGGATCTTCGCAGGGGGACTGGTTCCTTGGCAGATTGGCGTTTTCGCACTTACCGGGGTTCTGATGGCATCATATCTCGGTACGCAGGCGCAGGCTGTCGGTGTGGGACGGTATTATGGCGGATTGCTGGGCCGGGCAGATCGCCTCGTCTTGATCCTCGTTGTAGGGATCATCGGGCTGTTTGTGCCCTATAGCATTTACGGGCTGAGCTGGCTTGGATGGCTCCTTGTCCTGTTCGGGGTTTTCGGGCATTTCACTGCGATCCAGCGGTTTTTATTTGTCTGGAGAAAAGTGGAGTAA
- a CDS encoding acetylornithine/succinylornithine family transaminase: MEKTKVFRDLDERYFMPAFSRDMALVKGKGSKVWDAEGKEYIDCVAGIAVCSTGHCHPEVVKAICDQAHELIHCSNLYYVPHQGLLAKKLVEITGMHKAFFSNSGAEATDGAMKLARVRTKKKKFVAFTHGFHGRTIGSLAVTHKPAIREPFEPLGISCTFVGYGDLEGLKKVVDNDTAGVIVEPIQGEAGIIIPPDSFLEGVREVCDRTGALMIADEVQTGMGRTGTWLAIQQTKVKPDIVTLAKGIASGFPVGALIARDGLEFAKSEHGSTFAGGPLACAAGLATIGVIEQVLPDIPRKGEKFKKGLAKYNPRVRGLMIGVTAGETCPGIQKACAEQGVLVNCAADGNLRLVPPLVITDTEIDRVIEVIDGALGQAVL, from the coding sequence ATGGAAAAAACAAAAGTGTTCAGGGATCTTGATGAGCGCTATTTCATGCCTGCCTTCTCAAGGGACATGGCACTGGTCAAAGGAAAAGGGTCAAAGGTCTGGGACGCTGAAGGAAAGGAATACATTGACTGCGTGGCAGGCATCGCGGTCTGCAGCACCGGCCACTGCCACCCTGAGGTAGTCAAAGCGATCTGCGACCAGGCGCATGAGCTGATCCACTGCTCAAACCTATACTACGTGCCCCACCAGGGCCTCCTCGCAAAAAAACTGGTGGAGATCACTGGGATGCACAAGGCGTTCTTCTCAAACTCGGGGGCTGAAGCAACCGATGGCGCCATGAAGCTTGCCCGGGTCCGGACCAAAAAGAAGAAATTCGTAGCCTTCACCCATGGGTTCCACGGGCGGACGATCGGCTCGCTTGCGGTGACGCACAAACCTGCAATCCGCGAACCGTTCGAACCGCTCGGTATTTCGTGCACCTTTGTCGGCTATGGGGACCTTGAAGGGCTTAAAAAGGTAGTGGATAATGATACGGCCGGCGTCATTGTCGAACCGATCCAGGGCGAGGCGGGGATTATCATTCCACCCGACAGCTTCCTTGAAGGGGTACGCGAGGTGTGCGACCGTACAGGGGCGCTCATGATTGCCGATGAGGTCCAGACGGGTATGGGCCGTACCGGTACGTGGCTTGCGATCCAGCAAACGAAAGTGAAACCGGATATTGTGACGCTTGCAAAAGGGATTGCAAGCGGCTTTCCCGTGGGAGCGCTCATCGCCCGCGACGGGCTCGAGTTTGCAAAGAGCGAGCATGGCAGCACCTTTGCCGGGGGACCCCTTGCATGTGCCGCAGGGCTTGCGACGATCGGGGTGATCGAACAGGTCCTGCCCGACATACCCCGGAAAGGGGAGAAATTCAAAAAAGGTCTTGCAAAGTACAATCCCCGTGTCAGGGGACTGATGATCGGCGTCACGGCCGGAGAGACATGCCCGGGGATCCAGAAGGCGTGTGCGGAGCAGGGAGTCCTTGTCAACTGTGCGGCGGACGGCAACCTGCGGCTGGTCCCTCCACTCGTCATCACTGATACAGAGATTGACCGTGTGATTGAGGTGATCGATGGAGCGCTTGGTCAGGCCGTGCTATAA
- the hisC gene encoding histidinol-phosphate transaminase — translation MERLVRPCYKQGGYVFARKAEEIAGEYNISPIARLASNENPEPPSPRAITAAETALRQANRYPDEHVDILTSALKAHYGDYPFVTGVGMDGVIETVIRTLVEPGETVVIATPTFSFYALAARAQGANVVTVSREKDFSVNAKALAHAGKKAKVTILCSPNNPTGNATPVDGVKEVLEGIGGVLFLDNAYVEFSDLDYLPLTKKFDNLILGRTFSKVHSLAGLRIGYAFVPAWLVPYYQRAGTPFTVNTVSAAAAAHAIADSEHAARYIAQVKRWRRLFSHEVKYPVMPSDANFVMVDVSPCTGDQMVEKLARKGVIVRSCKSFAGLPDHYIRVSIGEDWENELFISAINGL, via the coding sequence ATGGAGCGCTTGGTCAGGCCGTGCTATAAACAGGGCGGTTATGTATTTGCCAGAAAGGCAGAAGAGATCGCGGGAGAGTACAACATCTCCCCCATCGCACGGCTTGCAAGCAACGAGAACCCGGAGCCCCCGTCACCCCGGGCAATAACAGCTGCGGAAACGGCGCTTCGGCAGGCGAACCGGTATCCCGATGAACATGTGGATATCCTTACAAGTGCACTTAAAGCACATTACGGTGATTACCCGTTTGTCACCGGTGTCGGTATGGACGGGGTCATCGAAACGGTCATAAGGACGCTGGTTGAACCCGGTGAGACTGTCGTAATCGCCACGCCGACCTTCTCTTTTTACGCACTTGCAGCGAGAGCTCAGGGGGCAAACGTTGTTACGGTCTCCAGGGAAAAGGATTTTTCAGTCAATGCAAAGGCACTTGCCCATGCCGGCAAAAAGGCTAAGGTCACGATCCTGTGCTCCCCGAACAACCCGACCGGCAATGCGACGCCGGTCGATGGGGTAAAAGAGGTGCTCGAAGGGATAGGAGGGGTCCTGTTCCTTGACAACGCCTACGTGGAATTCTCTGATCTGGATTATCTCCCGCTCACAAAAAAGTTTGATAACCTGATCCTCGGCCGGACATTTTCCAAGGTGCACTCACTTGCCGGGCTCCGTATCGGGTATGCATTTGTGCCCGCATGGCTCGTGCCATACTACCAGAGAGCAGGTACCCCGTTTACGGTCAATACTGTGTCCGCTGCTGCAGCTGCACACGCGATTGCGGATTCGGAGCACGCGGCGCGCTACATCGCGCAGGTGAAACGGTGGAGAAGACTGTTCTCTCATGAAGTGAAGTACCCGGTTATGCCGTCTGACGCAAACTTCGTGATGGTGGATGTATCTCCCTGTACCGGTGATCAGATGGTAGAGAAACTCGCCCGCAAGGGTGTTATCGTCCGCTCGTGTAAAAGTTTTGCCGGGCTCCCCGACCATTATATCAGGGTCAGCATCGGGGAGGACTGGGAGAACGAACTCTTCATTTCAGCGATTAACGGTTTATGA
- a CDS encoding CTP synthase translates to MKYIIITGGVMSGLGKGITAASVGRILKNRGYRVTAVKIDPYLNIDAGTMNPAQHGEVFVLKDGGEVDLDLGNYERFLDIELTSPHNITTGKVYRTVIEKERRGDFLGETVQIIPHITDQIKTCIRQAAEEEFPDGTIADICLVEVGGTVGDIESMPFLEAIRQMRGELPEYDYVLIHVTLIPEDTMGDLKTKPTQHSVKALRELGLHAEIIVGRSERPIGAHTKRKISAFCDLPQTGVISAATVPDIYEVPMEMEKEGLADALSTHLNLEKREVDSSWYRIVTKEYTNRVTVAIVSKYGIEDVYISIKEALKHAGRALSTEVKIVWLDAERYEKCQLKDFDGVLIPGGFGSRGIEGKIEAIRFARENNVPFLGLCLGFQLCVVEYARNVLGIPDAISEEMGGGTHVIALLPEQEGVTELGGTMRLGDYSAEIRDGTLAMKLYGQKIITERHRHRYEVNPRFIEKFERAGLVFSARNKNRMECAELASHPFYLATQFHPEFKSRPTRPSPPYLGFVEACRANKRTK, encoded by the coding sequence GTGAAGTATATCATTATTACCGGCGGTGTGATGAGCGGGCTTGGCAAAGGGATTACAGCAGCATCGGTGGGTCGTATCCTCAAGAACCGCGGATACCGGGTCACTGCGGTAAAAATCGATCCTTATCTCAACATCGATGCGGGAACGATGAACCCTGCCCAGCATGGGGAAGTTTTTGTTCTCAAGGATGGGGGAGAAGTCGACCTTGACCTTGGAAATTATGAGCGGTTCCTGGATATCGAACTCACATCCCCCCACAACATCACCACCGGCAAGGTCTACCGCACGGTTATCGAAAAGGAACGACGCGGCGATTTTCTTGGAGAAACCGTCCAGATCATCCCACACATCACCGACCAGATCAAGACGTGTATACGTCAGGCTGCGGAAGAAGAATTCCCTGATGGGACAATAGCGGATATCTGCCTTGTCGAGGTCGGCGGAACGGTTGGCGATATCGAAAGCATGCCGTTCTTGGAAGCGATCCGGCAGATGCGGGGGGAGCTGCCGGAGTATGATTATGTCCTGATCCATGTTACCCTGATACCCGAGGACACGATGGGGGATCTCAAGACAAAACCCACCCAGCACTCGGTCAAGGCGCTCAGGGAGCTGGGGCTCCACGCTGAGATTATTGTAGGCAGGAGCGAACGCCCCATTGGTGCCCACACCAAACGCAAGATTTCAGCGTTCTGTGACCTTCCCCAGACGGGAGTTATCAGCGCAGCGACCGTGCCGGACATCTACGAAGTCCCCATGGAGATGGAAAAGGAGGGGCTTGCCGATGCACTCTCGACTCACCTAAACTTAGAGAAACGGGAGGTTGACTCAAGCTGGTACCGGATCGTTACCAAAGAGTATACAAACCGGGTCACGGTTGCCATCGTGAGCAAGTATGGTATCGAGGATGTCTATATCAGCATCAAAGAGGCGCTCAAACACGCGGGGAGGGCTCTTTCAACCGAGGTGAAGATCGTATGGCTGGATGCCGAGCGGTATGAAAAGTGCCAGCTGAAAGATTTTGATGGTGTGTTGATCCCGGGCGGGTTTGGGAGTCGTGGCATCGAAGGCAAGATTGAAGCGATCCGGTTTGCCCGGGAGAATAATGTGCCGTTCCTTGGACTGTGTTTGGGGTTCCAGCTCTGTGTGGTCGAATATGCAAGGAATGTCCTTGGTATTCCGGATGCAATCAGCGAGGAGATGGGCGGCGGGACGCACGTGATCGCCCTCCTGCCGGAACAGGAGGGGGTCACTGAACTGGGCGGCACCATGCGCCTTGGAGATTATTCTGCCGAGATACGTGACGGGACGCTGGCGATGAAGCTGTACGGGCAGAAAATAATCACCGAGCGGCACCGGCACCGGTATGAGGTAAACCCGAGATTTATTGAAAAGTTCGAGCGCGCGGGACTGGTATTTTCTGCAAGGAACAAAAACCGGATGGAGTGTGCCGAACTTGCCAGCCACCCGTTCTATCTGGCGACCCAGTTCCACCCAGAATTCAAATCCCGTCCGACGCGCCCCTCCCCCCCATATCTTGGTTTTGTTGAGGCATGCAGGGCAAACAAGCGGACAAAATAG
- a CDS encoding YcaO-related McrA-glycine thioamidation protein produces MQLQPCKKTYNQETQRALPLSETLARIEPKVPAAGITRVADITNLDRVGIPVFSCIRPTAEDGAITVYNGKGATVEESRISAIMEGIERYCAEVHDRRVERGHYYEMFGKGRIVDPRDMILPSDADPDQILPWFEGYDIVNDEQVLVPAQAVFHPLPPHYRSLFRTNTNGLASGNTMEEAIFHALAEVIERDAWSLVEASRDTGQNVIHIDDPLINDMQKKFADAQVEVTVRDITSDIGIPTMAAVADDVLLKDPILLTMGMGTHTSKRVAVMRALTEVAQSRLTQIHGAREDTTIAQLRKKMGYERAKRMNAYWFKDNGTVDYSTLRSCDSDDFLKDIRIMTDALKKRGLDRVIVIDLSRDEIGIPVVRVVVPGLESYAMDQERKGNRVKYAQDHGFSRAKS; encoded by the coding sequence ATGCAGCTCCAACCCTGTAAAAAAACGTACAACCAAGAGACCCAGCGGGCATTACCGCTGAGTGAAACCCTTGCCCGGATCGAACCGAAAGTACCTGCAGCAGGGATAACACGGGTCGCCGACATCACAAACCTTGACCGGGTCGGCATCCCGGTCTTTTCCTGCATACGGCCGACCGCCGAAGACGGGGCGATTACGGTATACAATGGCAAAGGGGCCACAGTCGAGGAGTCCCGGATCTCGGCGATTATGGAAGGGATTGAGCGGTATTGTGCAGAGGTGCATGACCGCAGGGTTGAAAGGGGACATTATTACGAGATGTTCGGGAAAGGGCGGATCGTCGATCCCCGTGATATGATCCTCCCAAGCGATGCAGATCCTGACCAGATCCTCCCGTGGTTTGAGGGATATGATATTGTAAACGATGAGCAGGTCCTTGTCCCTGCACAGGCAGTCTTCCATCCCCTGCCTCCCCATTACCGCTCGCTGTTCCGTACCAACACCAACGGCCTTGCATCGGGAAACACCATGGAAGAGGCGATCTTTCACGCCCTTGCTGAAGTGATCGAGCGGGACGCATGGTCGCTTGTCGAGGCATCGAGAGACACCGGGCAAAACGTGATACATATTGATGATCCGCTCATCAACGACATGCAGAAGAAATTTGCCGATGCGCAGGTCGAGGTTACTGTCCGCGATATCACATCCGACATCGGCATCCCCACGATGGCGGCAGTCGCCGATGACGTGCTCTTAAAAGACCCCATCCTCCTCACCATGGGTATGGGGACACACACGAGCAAACGGGTTGCGGTCATGCGGGCGCTCACTGAGGTGGCGCAGAGCAGGCTCACCCAGATCCATGGTGCGCGTGAAGATACAACGATCGCACAACTGCGCAAGAAGATGGGATATGAAAGGGCAAAACGAATGAATGCGTACTGGTTTAAGGATAACGGGACAGTCGATTACAGCACGCTCCGTTCCTGCGACAGCGATGATTTCTTAAAAGATATCCGGATTATGACGGATGCCTTAAAAAAGAGGGGTCTGGACCGTGTCATTGTCATCGACCTGAGCCGGGACGAGATAGGCATCCCTGTCGTCCGGGTGGTTGTCCCCGGCCTTGAATCGTACGCGATGGACCAGGAACGCAAGGGGAACAGGGTAAAATATGCACAGGATCACGGTTTTTCTAGGGCCAAGTCTTGA